A single genomic interval of Saccharothrix saharensis harbors:
- a CDS encoding AbfB domain-containing protein: MRKLLSGLTGLLVLSTLVLALPGTAAAAVWQPKPAPLTTPWTGQVSPTNALPEYPRPQLVRSDWLTLNGVWEFAGAPDLSSPPFGRPLAEGVLVPYPIESALSGIKRHEDHMFYRRTFTTPSGWSGRRVKLNFGAVTWETRVWVNGVSVGTHTGGFDAFSFDITSALRAGANEVIVGVRSTVDGSSYPIGKQRRNPGGIFYTAASGIWQTVWLEPVAANHITRLDTTPDVPAGVLDLVVQGTAGQQVRAEVLTGGRVVGTATGTTGAHLRVPVPNARLWSPDDPFLYDLRVTLGSDVVTGYFGMRSLGKAVVGGVMRPLLNGRFVFQLGTLDQGYWPDGIYTAPTDAALRFDLERQKALGFNMVRKHIKVEPARWYYHADRLGLMVWQDMPSLDAVDDVPNGRAHFESELRRVVDQLKGITSIVQWVPFNEGWGEYDAGRIVNLVRSIDTTRLINHNSGSNCCVSDPDPGNGDVIDDHAYQMSGATRPPDANRVAVLGEFGGLGRRVVGHEWQPGAGFAYGDLFPDEASLTGRYVEITKEVGRFVHTRGLSASVYTEPYDVENEVNGFYTYDRQVLKVSEARVREVNQRVLAIAAGTEVGRGEAISLRVTTAGHTDRHLRHRDGVARTDVITDDLGRLDATFWARPGLADPACLSFESRNFPGRFLRHSALRVRSDAGDGSAAFASDATFCPRAGAGGTVLESRNMPGHYIRHYQENAYLARSGGPNPWDTATSFAADTTWAAVVPLWRSGADLPLDQARSFRVTTAGFTDRYLRHQDGLARTDVVAPGSSALLKADATFVVRRGLAEPSCYSFESRNHPGQYLRHAAFRVRLGASDGTDLFRRDATFCAQPGVGGVRLASVNELGASVRHYAEEVWVAVNGGAHAYDNPTSYDADVSWAVSAPWTP; encoded by the coding sequence ATGCGCAAGCTGTTGTCCGGCCTGACCGGACTGCTGGTCCTGAGCACCCTCGTCCTCGCCCTGCCCGGCACCGCCGCGGCGGCCGTCTGGCAACCGAAACCGGCGCCCCTGACGACACCGTGGACCGGCCAGGTGTCACCGACCAACGCGCTGCCCGAGTACCCGCGCCCGCAGCTGGTCCGGTCGGACTGGCTCACCCTCAACGGCGTCTGGGAGTTCGCCGGCGCGCCCGACCTGTCCTCGCCGCCGTTCGGCCGCCCGCTCGCCGAGGGCGTGCTGGTGCCTTACCCGATCGAGTCCGCGCTGTCGGGGATCAAGCGGCACGAGGACCACATGTTCTACCGCCGCACGTTCACCACGCCGTCCGGCTGGAGCGGCCGGCGGGTGAAGCTGAACTTCGGCGCGGTCACCTGGGAGACCCGGGTCTGGGTCAACGGCGTCAGCGTCGGCACGCACACCGGCGGCTTCGACGCGTTCTCGTTCGACATCACCAGTGCGTTGCGCGCCGGTGCGAACGAGGTGATCGTCGGCGTGCGGTCGACCGTGGACGGGAGCTCCTACCCGATCGGCAAACAGCGCCGGAACCCCGGCGGGATCTTCTACACGGCCGCGTCCGGCATCTGGCAGACCGTGTGGCTCGAACCGGTGGCGGCCAACCACATCACGCGCCTGGACACCACCCCGGACGTGCCCGCCGGCGTGCTCGACCTGGTCGTGCAGGGCACGGCCGGCCAGCAGGTGCGCGCCGAGGTGCTGACCGGCGGGCGTGTCGTCGGCACCGCCACCGGCACCACGGGCGCGCACCTGCGCGTGCCGGTGCCCAACGCGCGGCTGTGGTCGCCGGACGACCCGTTCCTCTACGACCTGCGCGTCACCCTGGGCAGCGACGTCGTGACCGGCTACTTCGGCATGCGGTCCCTCGGCAAGGCCGTGGTCGGCGGCGTGATGCGCCCCCTGCTCAACGGCAGGTTCGTGTTCCAGCTCGGCACACTCGACCAGGGCTACTGGCCGGACGGCATCTACACCGCGCCCACCGACGCCGCCCTGAGGTTCGACCTGGAACGGCAGAAGGCGCTCGGCTTCAACATGGTGCGCAAGCACATCAAGGTGGAACCCGCCCGCTGGTACTACCACGCCGACCGGCTCGGCCTGATGGTGTGGCAGGACATGCCCTCGCTCGACGCCGTGGACGACGTGCCCAACGGCCGCGCCCACTTCGAGTCCGAGCTGCGCCGGGTGGTCGACCAGCTCAAGGGCATCACGTCGATCGTGCAGTGGGTGCCGTTCAACGAGGGCTGGGGCGAGTACGACGCGGGCCGGATCGTCAACCTGGTCCGGTCGATCGACACCACCCGCCTGATCAACCACAACTCGGGCTCCAACTGCTGCGTCTCCGACCCCGACCCCGGCAACGGCGACGTCATCGACGACCACGCCTACCAGATGTCCGGCGCCACCCGGCCGCCCGACGCCAACCGGGTCGCCGTGCTCGGCGAGTTCGGCGGCCTGGGCCGGCGGGTCGTCGGCCACGAGTGGCAGCCGGGCGCCGGGTTCGCGTACGGCGACCTGTTCCCCGACGAGGCGTCGCTGACCGGGCGGTACGTGGAGATCACCAAGGAGGTCGGCCGGTTCGTGCACACCCGCGGCTTGTCCGCGTCCGTCTACACCGAACCGTACGACGTGGAGAACGAGGTCAACGGCTTCTACACCTACGACCGGCAGGTGCTGAAGGTCTCCGAGGCGCGGGTCCGCGAGGTCAACCAGCGGGTGCTGGCCATCGCGGCGGGCACCGAGGTGGGGCGTGGCGAGGCGATCTCGCTGCGCGTCACCACGGCCGGCCACACCGACCGGCACCTGCGGCACCGGGACGGGGTGGCGCGCACCGACGTGATCACCGACGACCTGGGCCGGCTGGACGCCACGTTCTGGGCCCGGCCGGGGTTGGCCGACCCGGCGTGCCTGTCGTTCGAGTCGCGCAACTTCCCCGGCAGGTTCCTGCGGCACTCGGCGTTGCGGGTGCGGTCGGACGCGGGTGACGGGTCGGCCGCGTTCGCGTCGGACGCCACGTTCTGCCCGCGCGCCGGTGCGGGCGGCACGGTGCTGGAGTCGCGCAACATGCCCGGTCACTACATCCGGCACTACCAGGAGAACGCGTACCTGGCGCGGTCCGGCGGACCGAACCCGTGGGACACCGCGACGAGCTTCGCGGCCGACACGACGTGGGCGGCCGTCGTGCCGCTGTGGCGCAGTGGCGCGGACCTGCCGCTGGACCAGGCGCGGTCGTTCCGGGTGACCACGGCCGGCTTCACCGACCGCTACCTGCGGCACCAGGACGGCCTGGCCCGGACCGACGTGGTGGCCCCGGGCAGCTCGGCGTTGCTGAAGGCCGACGCGACGTTCGTCGTGCGGCGGGGACTGGCCGAGCCGTCGTGCTACTCGTTCGAGTCGCGCAACCACCCGGGCCAGTACCTGCGGCACGCGGCGTTCCGCGTGCGGTTGGGGGCGTCGGACGGCACCGACCTGTTCCGGCGGGACGCGACGTTCTGCGCCCAGCCGGGGGTCGGCGGGGTGCGGTTGGCGTCGGTGAACGAGCTGGGCGCCTCCGTCCGGCACTACGCGGAGGAGGTGTGGGTGGCGGTCAACGGTGGTGCTCACGCCTACGACAACCCGACGTCGTACGACGCGGACGTGAGCTGGGCGGTGAGCGCGCCCTGGACGCCGTGA
- a CDS encoding LacI family DNA-binding transcriptional regulator: protein MATLKDVAALAGVSVKTVSNVVNGYAFVKPENRRRVEEALTATGYRPNLGARNLRRGRTGFVALVLPELVVPYFAELAGLVLGAAQEQEWNVLIEQTLGTREGERDTLAALGPHMIDGAIVSPEALQVRDFDELAPGIPVVMLGEHSVDLPIDHVGIDNVEAARAAVAHLVGLGCTRIAAIGAHPHRGTAAQRVEGYRKALVEAGLPVRDELVATAVNYHRRDGAEAMARLLAADEPPDAVFCFNDLLAVGAVRAAAERGVRVPADVAVVGFDNTEEGAYSLPSLTTVAPDKAAIARAAVDLLRRRVDDPERPPEHVRTPFSLEVRESTGGGTAA, encoded by the coding sequence TTGGCCACGCTCAAGGACGTCGCCGCGCTGGCCGGCGTGTCGGTGAAGACGGTGTCGAACGTGGTCAACGGCTACGCGTTCGTGAAGCCGGAGAACCGCCGCCGGGTCGAGGAGGCGCTGACCGCCACGGGCTACCGGCCCAACCTGGGCGCCCGCAACCTCCGCCGCGGCCGGACCGGTTTCGTGGCGCTCGTGCTGCCGGAACTCGTCGTGCCGTACTTCGCGGAGCTGGCCGGGCTGGTGCTCGGCGCGGCCCAGGAGCAGGAGTGGAACGTCCTGATCGAGCAGACCCTCGGCACGCGCGAGGGTGAGCGGGACACGCTGGCGGCGCTCGGCCCGCACATGATCGACGGCGCGATCGTGAGCCCCGAGGCGTTGCAGGTGCGCGACTTCGACGAGCTGGCGCCCGGCATCCCGGTGGTGATGCTCGGCGAGCACTCGGTGGACCTGCCGATCGACCACGTCGGCATCGACAACGTGGAAGCGGCACGGGCGGCGGTGGCGCACCTGGTCGGCCTGGGCTGCACCCGGATCGCGGCGATCGGCGCGCACCCGCACCGCGGCACGGCGGCGCAGCGCGTGGAGGGCTACCGCAAGGCGTTGGTCGAGGCCGGCCTGCCGGTGCGCGACGAGCTGGTCGCGACCGCGGTCAACTACCACCGCCGGGACGGCGCGGAGGCGATGGCGCGCCTGCTCGCCGCGGACGAGCCGCCGGACGCGGTGTTCTGCTTCAACGACCTGCTGGCCGTCGGCGCGGTCCGGGCGGCCGCGGAACGCGGCGTGCGGGTGCCCGCGGACGTGGCCGTGGTCGGGTTCGACAACACCGAGGAAGGCGCGTACAGCCTGCCGTCGTTGACGACGGTCGCGCCGGACAAGGCCGCGATCGCGCGGGCGGCGGTGGACCTGCTGCGGCGGCGCGTGGACGACCCGGAACGGCCGCCGGAGCACGTGCGCACGCCGTTCTCCCTCGAGGTTCGGGAGAGCACGGGCGGCGGCACGGCGGCGTGA
- a CDS encoding alkaline phosphatase D family protein has protein sequence MSPLTRRTLIAGGIASAGVTVLAPTTANAISYPFTLGVASGEPTADGFVIWTRLAPSPLNADGLGGMGSASVAVEWQVATDQRFTRVARSGTATAAQSWAHSVHVDVTGLQPGREYFYRFRAAGHISPVGRGVTAPAVGTSPSLTMLFASCSHYEEGYFTAYRRMAEENPDLILHLGDYIYEGGATTTKVRRFAPSAEEIANLADYRVRHAQYKTDVDLQAAHAAAPWLVVWDDHEVENNYANLVRANTSPAGDFKARRAAAYKAYYEHMPLRAAQAPVAENMQLYRRIRWGSLATFHMLDTRQHRDDQACGDGTKVCAEADDPARTLIGATQEAWLLDGMRQKLATWDFLGQQVFFAQKLASADGARSMDSWDGYSANRGRLQRGWDAAGLRNTVVLTGDVHRSWAADLMNDYTAQDRVVGTELVTTSVTSGGDGSATDTGVSSLNPHVKFYKNLRGYVRTVTTPTQLNVDFRFLDRVTTRDYPVRTLQSYVVQAGNPGLQAP, from the coding sequence ATGTCCCCACTGACCCGACGAACGCTCATCGCCGGCGGCATCGCGAGCGCCGGCGTGACGGTCCTCGCGCCCACCACCGCGAACGCCATCTCCTACCCGTTCACGCTCGGCGTCGCCTCCGGTGAGCCCACCGCGGACGGCTTCGTCATCTGGACGCGCCTCGCGCCCAGCCCGCTCAACGCCGACGGCCTCGGCGGCATGGGCAGCGCCTCGGTCGCGGTGGAGTGGCAGGTCGCGACGGACCAGCGGTTCACCCGGGTCGCGCGCAGCGGCACGGCCACCGCGGCGCAGTCGTGGGCGCACAGCGTGCACGTCGACGTGACGGGGCTGCAGCCCGGCCGCGAGTACTTCTACCGGTTCCGCGCCGCCGGGCACATCTCCCCCGTCGGCCGCGGCGTCACCGCGCCCGCGGTCGGCACCAGCCCGTCGCTGACCATGCTGTTCGCGTCCTGCTCGCACTACGAGGAGGGCTACTTCACCGCGTACCGGCGGATGGCCGAGGAGAACCCGGACCTCATCCTGCACCTGGGCGACTACATCTACGAAGGTGGCGCTACCACCACCAAGGTGCGCCGGTTCGCGCCGTCGGCGGAGGAGATCGCGAACCTGGCCGACTACCGGGTGCGGCACGCGCAGTACAAGACCGACGTCGACCTCCAGGCCGCGCACGCCGCCGCGCCGTGGCTGGTCGTGTGGGACGACCACGAGGTCGAGAACAACTACGCGAACCTGGTGCGCGCCAACACTTCCCCGGCCGGGGACTTCAAGGCACGTCGTGCGGCGGCGTACAAGGCGTACTACGAGCACATGCCGTTGCGCGCCGCGCAGGCGCCGGTGGCGGAGAACATGCAGCTGTACCGCCGGATCCGCTGGGGCAGCCTGGCCACGTTCCACATGCTCGACACCCGCCAGCACCGCGACGACCAGGCGTGCGGTGACGGCACGAAGGTGTGCGCGGAGGCGGACGACCCGGCCCGCACGCTGATCGGCGCCACCCAGGAGGCATGGCTGCTCGACGGCATGCGGCAGAAGCTCGCCACGTGGGACTTCCTGGGGCAGCAGGTGTTCTTCGCGCAGAAGTTGGCCTCCGCCGACGGCGCGAGGTCGATGGACTCGTGGGACGGCTACAGCGCCAACCGGGGCCGGCTGCAGCGCGGCTGGGACGCGGCGGGGCTGCGCAACACCGTCGTGCTGACCGGTGACGTGCACCGGTCGTGGGCGGCCGACCTGATGAACGACTACACCGCGCAGGACCGGGTCGTCGGCACCGAGCTGGTGACCACGTCCGTCACGTCCGGCGGGGACGGCAGCGCCACCGACACCGGCGTGTCCAGCCTCAACCCGCACGTGAAGTTCTACAAGAACCTGCGCGGCTACGTCCGCACCGTCACCACCCCGACCCAGCTGAACGTCGACTTCCGATTCCTGGACCGGGTCACCACGCGCGACTACCCGGTCCGGACCTTGCAGAGCTACGTCGTCCAGGCAGGCAACCCCGGATTGCAGGCGCCATGA
- a CDS encoding spore photoproduct lyase family protein produces MTPQLLVSPTRIYFEPAAADLPRGREVLDRFPEAERVEVDSHWRIPELHGDEANAQRWVRIKREALVLGVKKSLSARPNGRSAHFIAPSTANGCAMACAYCYVPRRKGYSNPITVFANIEQITGYLRRHVARQGPMDEPGQVDDAAWVYDIGENSDCSVDALVSDNVRDLVELFRGLPTAKASFATKYVNREMLEWDPRGRTRVRFSLMPERTAKLLDIRTSPVGERLAALDDFRAAGYEVHVNLSPVVVHDGWLEDWRELLEALGDAVSAPTREQLAAEIIMLTHNQALHEVNLRWHPRAEEVLWRPELQEVKRSEGGGVNVRYRRGLKRGLLDELLGVVERSAPYLRVRYAF; encoded by the coding sequence GTGACCCCGCAGCTCCTCGTCTCCCCCACCCGCATCTACTTCGAGCCCGCCGCCGCCGACCTCCCGCGCGGCAGAGAAGTGCTCGACCGGTTCCCGGAGGCGGAACGCGTCGAGGTGGACAGCCACTGGCGCATCCCCGAGCTGCACGGTGACGAGGCCAACGCCCAACGCTGGGTGCGGATCAAGCGGGAAGCGCTGGTGCTGGGGGTCAAGAAGTCCCTCAGCGCCCGACCCAACGGCCGGTCGGCGCACTTCATCGCGCCGTCCACGGCGAACGGGTGCGCGATGGCGTGCGCGTACTGCTACGTCCCGCGGCGCAAGGGGTACTCGAACCCGATCACGGTGTTCGCGAACATCGAGCAGATCACCGGGTACTTGAGGCGGCACGTCGCCCGGCAGGGGCCGATGGACGAGCCCGGCCAGGTGGACGACGCGGCGTGGGTGTACGACATCGGCGAGAACTCGGACTGTTCGGTGGACGCTCTGGTCAGCGACAACGTGCGGGACCTGGTGGAGCTGTTCCGGGGGCTGCCCACCGCGAAGGCGTCGTTCGCGACGAAGTACGTGAACCGGGAAATGCTGGAGTGGGATCCGCGGGGGCGCACGCGGGTGCGTTTTTCGCTGATGCCCGAGCGGACGGCGAAGCTCCTGGACATTCGGACCAGTCCCGTCGGAGAGCGGCTCGCCGCGTTGGACGACTTCCGGGCAGCGGGGTACGAGGTGCACGTCAACCTCAGCCCGGTGGTGGTGCACGACGGTTGGTTGGAGGACTGGCGGGAGTTGTTGGAGGCGTTGGGCGACGCGGTGTCGGCGCCCACGCGGGAGCAGTTGGCGGCGGAGATCATCATGCTCACCCACAACCAGGCGTTGCACGAGGTGAACCTGCGGTGGCACCCACGAGCGGAGGAGGTGTTGTGGCGGCCCGAGTTGCAGGAGGTGAAGCGGAGTGAAGGGGGTGGGGTGAACGTTCGGTACCGACGAGGGCTCAAGCGGGGGTTGCTGGATGAGTTGCTCGGGGTGGTCGAGCGGAGTGCGCCTTATTTGAGGGTTCGGTATGCATTTTGA
- a CDS encoding EF-hand domain-containing protein — MSDAKDRKFTILFDWFDRTGDGYLTSEDLRGMADLFTSLPGGADPGNAEPVRAAFGDWWRLLEAGDTDSDGRITREEFIDLMKSSVTAPGNFEAAVIRIADAFMRVVDTSGDGSLAFDEYVRMYEGLGIDPTHSGDAFRRLDRDGDGKIGKEEFRAAITEFYLSDDENAPGNWLLGPLTQPA, encoded by the coding sequence GTGTCAGACGCGAAGGATCGGAAGTTCACCATCCTGTTCGACTGGTTCGACCGGACGGGGGACGGCTACCTCACCTCCGAGGACCTCCGGGGCATGGCGGACCTGTTCACCAGCCTGCCGGGCGGTGCCGACCCCGGGAACGCGGAGCCGGTCCGGGCGGCGTTCGGGGACTGGTGGCGGCTGCTGGAGGCGGGTGACACCGACTCCGACGGGCGGATCACGCGGGAGGAGTTCATCGACCTGATGAAGTCCAGCGTGACCGCTCCCGGGAACTTCGAGGCGGCGGTCATCAGGATCGCCGACGCCTTCATGCGCGTGGTCGACACCAGCGGCGACGGCTCGCTCGCGTTCGACGAGTACGTGCGGATGTACGAGGGCCTCGGGATCGACCCGACGCACTCCGGCGACGCGTTCCGGCGGCTTGACCGCGACGGTGACGGCAAGATCGGCAAGGAGGAGTTCCGCGCCGCGATCACCGAGTTCTACCTCAGCGACGACGAGAACGCGCCGGGCAACTGGCTGCTGGGACCGCTCACCCAACCCGCCTGA
- a CDS encoding NACHT domain-containing protein, which translates to MILVDVEGFGSPDRTLPHQLRTRAGLYEVVREALAAAGVPWDGCYHEDRGDGVVVLVPPEYPKAPLVEVLPGALARAASRHNDRSHGAARARLRLAVHAGEVAFDEHGATSTSLTTAFRLLDAAPLKRALAESPGVVAVIVSESIFQEVVRQSAIVDPATFRPVEVAVKEVRERAWISLPDRPYPPDAAGAVVDEELRAYLSAARKVADRHTYSSVDLEDGPALPEVHVPQRSRRSSAAEAAVVEPVEAVIGRAERLCLLVAGPGGGKSTALRMRLRDVAAGLLDGTGDPGPMVPVWVSARTLVDEGTPIAEALAAATSRLSRNAPSPGLPAERFRRSPWPGAHWQVLVDDLDEVPDAGQRLAVLEKLANAAAEAPHLYGFVVATRPLHGQELAVLGKRAPHHELLPFTLEDLRTYAEKYFAVRWETAEAARHAGLFVRALKAASLEDPAGTPLMVFMLCRLYLAAPERSLPVGRTAVYEAFTDLVYENNQHKRIADSHEELIARLVDRVQSPKERAATVTAARQAHAAVPELVNHLAHHWRSSPTSPLVEVLGKHGSVRRPRKIRPGWWEAFLEDLLRLTGLLVRGANGLRFAHQTFLEYHAALHATRDPARRARTLGTLVPPGRADMESARYPSPEASYLGFVLDQLLLSEDTAEEAERRLTAVAAHGSIRTIHFLVIQATHLRTAIPVDPLVERLRHLIEHRSVYDPIDTVVYAAAWLSLFDGHREDGAAVLARFVEDDGERIWDRIEAASYLAAVEEHEEEAAQWLHLFVAAALLEPDERTKAAQALARIESHQQCAVTWLNRFAEAEHWKPGDRVAAARALATIPSEVPAAAALLTAFADDLPTDDDRVAAAWYLATIEPREAEGAVLLLRFVEDPATGSTARTWAAWGLAQVDGFEEIAVEWLVTFARQREVRGEALQRMAEVVPDACVAVLERIAEDPAEPMPTRRLAAEIATKRDQSLRDGVRIFSTS; encoded by the coding sequence ATGATCTTGGTTGATGTCGAGGGCTTCGGGTCACCCGATCGGACGCTGCCGCACCAGTTGCGCACGCGGGCGGGGTTGTACGAGGTGGTTCGCGAGGCGTTGGCGGCGGCCGGGGTGCCGTGGGACGGGTGCTACCACGAGGACCGCGGCGACGGCGTGGTCGTGCTGGTCCCGCCCGAGTACCCGAAGGCTCCGCTGGTGGAGGTGCTGCCCGGGGCGTTGGCACGGGCGGCGAGCCGGCACAACGACCGAAGTCACGGTGCCGCGCGGGCGAGGTTGCGGCTGGCGGTGCACGCCGGGGAAGTCGCTTTCGACGAGCACGGCGCCACCTCGACCTCGCTCACCACCGCGTTCCGCCTCCTCGACGCCGCGCCGCTGAAGCGAGCCCTCGCCGAGTCGCCCGGTGTGGTGGCCGTGATCGTGTCCGAGTCGATCTTCCAAGAGGTCGTGCGGCAGTCGGCGATCGTGGATCCGGCGACCTTCCGGCCGGTCGAGGTGGCGGTGAAGGAGGTTCGCGAACGTGCGTGGATCTCCCTGCCGGACCGGCCGTACCCACCCGACGCCGCGGGTGCTGTCGTGGATGAGGAGTTGCGCGCCTACCTCAGCGCCGCGCGCAAGGTCGCCGACCGGCACACCTACTCCAGCGTCGACCTGGAGGACGGGCCCGCGCTGCCCGAGGTCCACGTGCCGCAACGCAGCCGCCGGTCCTCGGCCGCGGAAGCCGCGGTCGTCGAACCGGTCGAGGCGGTGATCGGCCGTGCCGAACGGCTGTGCCTGCTCGTCGCCGGCCCGGGTGGCGGGAAGTCGACCGCTCTGCGCATGCGACTGCGGGACGTGGCCGCCGGGCTGCTGGACGGCACGGGCGACCCCGGTCCGATGGTGCCGGTGTGGGTGAGCGCGCGCACGCTGGTGGACGAGGGGACTCCGATCGCCGAGGCACTGGCGGCGGCCACGAGCAGGCTCAGCAGGAACGCGCCCAGTCCCGGGCTGCCCGCCGAGCGGTTCCGGCGGAGCCCGTGGCCGGGAGCGCACTGGCAGGTCCTCGTGGACGACCTGGACGAGGTGCCCGACGCCGGGCAACGCCTTGCCGTGCTGGAGAAGCTGGCCAACGCCGCGGCCGAGGCGCCTCACCTCTACGGGTTCGTGGTGGCGACCCGTCCGTTGCACGGGCAGGAACTGGCGGTCCTCGGCAAGCGGGCACCGCACCACGAGTTGCTGCCCTTCACCCTGGAGGACCTGCGGACCTACGCCGAGAAGTACTTCGCCGTCCGGTGGGAGACCGCGGAAGCCGCCCGGCACGCCGGGCTTTTCGTCCGCGCGCTGAAGGCCGCGTCGCTGGAGGATCCCGCCGGCACACCCCTGATGGTGTTCATGCTGTGCCGGCTCTACCTCGCCGCACCGGAACGGTCCCTGCCCGTGGGGCGCACCGCGGTGTACGAGGCGTTCACCGACCTGGTGTACGAGAACAACCAGCACAAGCGGATCGCCGACAGCCACGAGGAGTTGATCGCACGACTCGTGGACCGCGTCCAGAGCCCGAAGGAGCGCGCCGCCACCGTCACCGCCGCACGGCAGGCCCACGCTGCTGTGCCCGAGCTGGTCAACCACCTCGCTCACCACTGGCGCAGCAGCCCCACCAGTCCGCTGGTCGAGGTGCTGGGCAAGCACGGGTCGGTCCGAAGGCCGCGCAAGATCCGTCCGGGGTGGTGGGAGGCGTTCCTGGAAGACCTCCTCCGGCTCACCGGGTTGCTGGTGCGCGGCGCGAACGGCCTCCGCTTCGCCCACCAAACCTTCCTCGAATACCACGCCGCGCTCCACGCCACCCGTGACCCGGCTCGGCGTGCGCGCACACTGGGAACGTTGGTTCCACCCGGTCGGGCGGACATGGAATCGGCGCGGTACCCCTCCCCCGAGGCGTCCTACCTGGGGTTCGTCCTCGACCAACTGCTCCTGAGCGAGGACACCGCCGAGGAGGCCGAACGGCGCCTGACGGCAGTGGCGGCACACGGGAGCATACGGACGATCCACTTCCTGGTCATCCAGGCGACGCACTTGCGGACCGCGATACCGGTGGACCCGCTCGTCGAACGGCTGCGTCACCTGATCGAGCACCGCTCGGTGTACGACCCGATCGACACCGTGGTGTACGCGGCAGCCTGGCTCTCGCTGTTCGACGGCCACCGCGAGGACGGCGCGGCCGTGCTGGCCCGGTTCGTGGAAGACGATGGCGAGCGGATCTGGGATCGCATCGAGGCCGCGAGCTACCTGGCCGCAGTGGAGGAGCACGAGGAGGAAGCCGCGCAGTGGCTTCACCTGTTCGTCGCCGCCGCACTGCTGGAGCCCGACGAGCGGACCAAGGCCGCTCAAGCGCTGGCTCGGATCGAGAGCCATCAGCAGTGCGCTGTCACGTGGCTCAACCGGTTCGCGGAAGCCGAGCACTGGAAGCCGGGAGACCGGGTAGCCGCCGCACGCGCGCTGGCGACCATACCGAGCGAGGTGCCGGCCGCGGCGGCGTTGCTCACCGCCTTCGCCGATGACCTCCCGACTGACGACGACCGCGTCGCGGCAGCGTGGTACCTCGCGACGATAGAACCCCGCGAAGCCGAGGGGGCGGTGCTTCTGCTCCGATTCGTGGAGGATCCCGCCACCGGCAGCACGGCGCGGACGTGGGCGGCCTGGGGATTGGCTCAAGTGGACGGCTTCGAGGAGATCGCGGTCGAGTGGTTGGTGACGTTCGCCCGACAACGGGAGGTACGCGGCGAGGCCCTGCAGCGGATGGCTGAAGTCGTGCCCGACGCTTGCGTGGCGGTGCTCGAACGCATCGCGGAGGATCCGGCGGAGCCGATGCCCACCCGGCGACTGGCGGCGGAGATCGCGACCAAGCGTGATCAATCTTTGAGGGACGGGGTTCGCATCTTCAGCACCTCGTAG